Genomic DNA from Lactococcus garvieae:
TTGAGTGAAGTGATACCTCCTTCAGTTGGAATTTTTTCCACACGACGGGCTCCGGCATAGACCTGCCAGCCACGTTGAGCAAAAGTTTTAGCTGCTTCATATCCCATGCCATTAGAAGCACCGGTGATGACAACGATTTTTTCTTGATTTTTAGTATTTTTCATAGCTTCATTTTAGTTGAAGGGGAGTTTCTTGTCAAGGAAGAAACAATAAATGACAAAATAAATCGCAAAATGTTAAAATTAAAATATTCACGCTGTAATTATCAGAAGCGAAAACAAAGAAGGATAATAAGATGACATTTGAAGAAATTCTACCACAGCTTAAAGCAGGTAAAAAGATAGTGCGTACAGGTTGGGGAGGAGCAGAGAACTATGTTGCTCTTTATGACAATATCACCCTAGAAACAGGTGAAAAATTACAAGTCACACCCTATTTCCTTATCAATGTAACAGGTGAGGGGGAAGGTTTTAGTATGTGGGCCCCAACACCGTGTGATGTTTTAGCAACAGACTGGATCTTAGTGAATGACTGATTGGGATTTCAAAGGAAAAAAAGTGCTCGTAACTGGAGCGGCTAGTGGCATAGGGCAAGCACAAGCCGCAGCTTTTACAGAAGCTGGAGCAGAAGTTGTTGGGCTTGACCTTCACCCTTTTGTAGCAGAATACGAAACGTTGGTATGTGATGTTTCAAATCCACAAGCAGTGGAAAAAGTGGCTTCACAGATCGGAACTATAGATATTTTGTTAAACACTGCTGGTCAGTTAGATGATTATCGCACAATGGAAGAAACAGACTTTAAGCTTTGGAAGAAGATTCTTGAAACGAATCTTGATAGTATGTTTCTTATGACCTCAGCTTTTTTGCCCGCTATGAAAAAGCAAAAAGCAGGAGTTATTATCAATATGGCTTCGGTTGCTGGTTTAGTTGCGGGTGGAGGCGGACTTGCCTATACTGCCAGTAAACACGCGATTGTTGGTTTTACCAAACAGTTGGCCCTAGATGAAGCCCAGTACGGTATTCAAGTAGCGGGTATCGCCCCTGGCGCAATTGATACACCCATGAATGCCAAGGATTTCACGGAAAATGATGGTGAAATGGCAAAATGGGTCGCATCAGAAACGCCCGCTAAACGTTGGGCAAAAGCCAAAGAAGTAGCAGACTTGACCCTCTTTTTAGCAAGCCCCGAAAGTTCTTATCTGACAGGTGCAGTCATCCCTATTGATGGAGGATGGACGATAAAATAAACTCAGCTATTAAAGCTGGGCTTTTTTTGTTTTTCAAAATGGCAACAAGGCTTTCCATTATACTCCAAAACTGTTATAATATAAAAGTTGCGTATTATCAGCAATCCTCAGGACTTTTAACCTTTGCTTGAGCATATTACAGGCGGTATTCAGCCGCTAAAGGAGAAAAAATTGAAAAAATCTACTGTCTATGACATGGTCACTATTGCCATTGTCGCTGCGCTTTATGTTGTTCTTACAATGACACCACCTCTCAATGCCATCTCTTATGGCCCTGTCCAATTTAGGATATCGGAAATGTTGAACTTTACAGCTTTTTTTAATAAAAAATATATAGTCGCTGTGACTATTGGCTGTATGATTTCGAACTTCCTTAGCTTTACTTGGATTGATGTTATCGTTGGGGGGCTTTCTACACTTATCTTCTTAAGTCTTGGTGTTCTTCTTTTTGAACGCTATATGAAGCAGTATTTCTTCAATGGTCAGTTAAACAAAGCATTTTTCTATTTTGCCATATTCTTTTCAATTAGTATGGTTACAATCGCTTTAGAAATGAATCTTCTCTTTGGCATGCCTTTCTTGTGGACTTGGTTTACATTGGCACTTGGAGAGTTTGCTAGTCTTTTGATAGGTGCTATTATTATGGACAAGCTAAGTAAACGCATTGATCTCACCCGATAAAATAATAAAATTATAAAAAACAGAGCATTATATTTAAATGCTCTGTTTTTATTTTGACAAAGTTAGATAAAATTCCAATGTTTAAAAGCATTGACAATCCCACGCTCGGTATTTTTACTGCTAATAAAATCGGCGATTTCTTTCAGTTCTGGCACGGCATTTCCCATTGCTGTTCCGTGATCAGCAGCATCTAAGAGATGTAAGTCATTACGTCCATCACCAAAGGCGTAAGTCTCTCCTTTAAAATTAAGAACATCTTTCACATGAGTGATTCCTGTACCTTTATTTGTCGTGATATTTGTAATATCGATAGAGGTAGGAGCATTCATGAAGAAATTAAGTTCAGGCATACGAGATTTGTAATAATCAACTTGTGAAAGCTTATCTGTTAATAATAAAAGCATATTCACTTCCTCTGACTTATAGCCTTCTGGATTAATTGTGGGGAGGGGCATATGCGTATAGGCATAGGCATCTTGAACAAACTTAGTGTGGCGGTCAACCCAATACCCGTCTTTACCATAAAAAGCGAGTGCTTCATCTTGTTCGATAGCTAGGGCATGGAGTTTTTCAATATGAGTGGGCGAAATAGGATCTCGGTAGATTGTTTTTCCATCTAAAACAATGTACTGTCCATTCATGGCTACAGCCCCAGTGATACCAGTTTCTTCCATTATTTTATCAAGTTCAAAATGACCACGTCCTGTTGCAATGAAAGGAAGTACACCATTTCGACGAATTTCATGAATAGCGTCAACGACTTCTTTATCAAGCTGACTCTGTTCATTGAGTAAAGTACCATCAAGATCAAAAAAGGCTAAGGCCTTGTAAGCGTTTATATTTTCCATAAGTTCATTATATCACAACGGAATTTGTAATAATAATAATTTTTATCAAAAGTTATACTTCTTCCTAAAATAAAAGGCAACATACAAAATATAAGACGGAATTTTTTAATTCATGTTTGAGAAATGTTAAGATGGAACAAAGATAAAAGAAGAGAGGAGGTCGTGCCTTTGAAGAAATACTTCCTTCTTTTAGGAATATTACTTGTCATATTGGCGGCTTGTGCTAAACCAGAAAAACAAGTGACAAACAAACAAGCAGAAAAAAGTACAACCGCCTCAACTACAAAAACTGAAAAGGTCCCCAAAAAAGAGGAGGTGAAATATATGCGCGTGTTAGAAGCTGTGAGTGAGAAAAAAAGCTTGGCAGAAGTTGAGAAAAGTATCCAAGCAGGACAGTCTGACATTGATGAAGTCAATGCAAAAGGTGAATCCTCTCTACTAATTGCAACTCATGAAAATAATGTAGCGCTAGCTAAGCTGCTTATTGATAATGGTGCAAATGTTAATCTCCAAGATCACATACAAGATTCACCCTATCTCTATGCTGCAGCTCAAGGGAAAACAGAAATCTTGGCATATATCTTAGAGCATAGCAATCCAGATCAAAAAATTTATAACCGTTTTGGTGGAAATGCTTTAATTCCAGCCGCTGAAAAAGGGCATTTGGACAATGTCAAATTGTTGTTAGAGAAGGGTCAAGTAGACATCAATCACCAAAATAATTACGGCTATACCGCCTTGATTGAGGCTGTGGCATTGCGAGATGGGTCGCCCAAATACCAAGAAATTGTGCGCACACTGTTAGATTATAAAGCTAATAAAGCACTGCGAGACAATAATAATATGACTGCTTTAGATTATGCTAAACAACTTGGCTATTCAGAAATGGTTAATTTATTAAGCTGAGTAAACCTTAATAGCTGAATATTTATGAGAAATAAGTAATAAAAAATAAGAAATTTAAACTTTTTATTGGACTTTGTTATGAAAATGTCTTATAATAAAGTAAAGGAGGCGCTTACAATGAGAGAAAATTATAACAACATTTTAGTCGCAGTAGATGGATCCGAACAAGCAAATCAAGCTATTCAAGAAGCTATTGAGATTGCAAAAAGAAACCACGCAGCTTTATTTGTCGTAAATGCTAAGGATGTGGCACAACTCTATGGCACTGCCTACATTATGCCTGCTGTTTTGGAAGAAGCAGAAAAGCAATCTGCAGAAGTTTTAGAAGAAGCGGGTAAACTCATCGGAGACAAAGTTGAGTACAAAGCATTCCAAGTTAGTGGTTCTCCGAAAAAAGAAATCGTTGATTTTGCTGAAGAAAATGATATTGACTTGATTGTTATGGGTTCAACAGGTAAAGGAGCGATTGACCGTGTGTTAGTTGGTTCAACAGCAACTTATGTTGTCAATCATGCGCCATGTAATGTTATGGTTGTAAAATAAGTTAAAGTTATAAGTTTAAGAAGTCGAAAGCATGAAGCTTTCGGCTTTTTTGTTATAGCTTAAGAATAATTGCTTTTCATTCTAAAAGTTGTTAAAGTAACTATTAACAGCACAAAAGAAGGGTAGTATATGTTGAGGAATTTATTAAATAAAAAAAAGTATTTTTTGAGTCTGTTAGCAATACTCTTTTTATATCTCGTCATCACTCTAATAATTTGGGAGAAACTGCCAAATGAAATTTATATCTCACTTCGTTGGGATGGCCAGAAAGGAGTGGGATTTTATCCTAAAACCATTCAAAATGTAAAATATGTTTTTCTTACGCCATTTATAGGAATGATAGTAATTCAAGTTGCGAGTATCTTCTCTTTTGCCAACCAGAAAGACTTATTCTCAATGACTTTTACCAAGGTGTTGGATTTGTTTTGCTCTTTCCTTATTGTAATGGGACCTTTGTCTTTCATCATTTGCTCCCTTTTCCAAAATGCACATCTAGCACTTTATTTTTATATAATTGGGGCAATATTTTTAGGTGTTGATACTTTAAATTTTAGATATAAATGGAAAATGAGAAGTGAGAGATAAAATATGTTGACAGTGAATTATAAGTTATTAAGTTTAACAATGCTTTCTTATATAGTTGCAGATGACTGTACTGCTCATTGTCAAGTCTGTTTGGGTCGTCATTTTTACTGGATGAGAAGCAACTTTCCACTTAGATGAATTGTCCACTATAACCTTAAAGGAGCGAAATCATTTGCACCTGATAAGTTAGCTTTGATTGCTCTTTATTTTGAAGTTAGTTTGGAAAGCAGAAGATATAAGTAATAAGTTGAACATTGAGAAAAACATACTGAAATGTTAAAAAATCCCGATAAAATGGGAACTAAGATTGAAAACGAGAGCAATAATACAGCTTTATATTGGGATATTTTAGGTAGGACTTTAACGGGAAATTAACACTTAATACTCAAATTATTGTTGTACCCACACGAACTCACGCGCAAACTGTACTTAGAACTATTTTCTAGTGAGCAAAAAGCATTGTATGTATTAGGTATTGTCATGTTGCAGTGGTTGCACGAGAAAAAAAGTAAAGTGATGGTGTAAAGTACGAACTGAAAGGGGTTGAGGTGCATACCCCCTACTTAGCTTTGAACCTTAACCATTCTTAACTAAAATAAAAACCACCTGCGCGTGTGAAAGGAAAATAAAACGGAGCGAAAATGATTGAGAAAAAGAAATGGGAAAAAACTTTTAAGCATATGAACGGGCGTAAACCCAATGAACAAGAATATCAACAAGCTGTCTCTGATGGTTTAGTAAAAGATGAAGTTATTCATAGTAAGAATGATAAAAGAACAATAATTATTGTGGGAAGTATTTTAGGTATGCTTCTAGTCATTGTCATAGCTATACTTTTAACTGTATTTTTCTATCCTAAACCTTCAAACGATCAAGCCTCTACTTTTAATAACAGTTCATCAAAAAGTTCCTTGAGAAGTACGAGCATATCAAAGGCACAATCGTCAAGCTTGTCAGAAGACTACTCACAAGCTCTTGTAGAATGGAATAACCTCTCCTTAAATGAACAAGTAGCATTATTAGCACAGACGTATGCTGAAATAAATCCACAAACAACTATTTTAAGTGCAGAAAGGATTGCGATGACCGCGAACGGTAATGCGGGTGTTAATGATGGATATATCCAATGGTATGATAATACAAATGTTCAGCATAAGTTAGATGTAGTGATCAGTAATAATACAATTTTTTTTAGTTATATTGATAATAAGACTGGTCAACTTCAGGAGAAAGAGGCAAAAATAAATTCCTCATTAGTTACTTACTACCAAAACAGCACCTCTAAGCAAAAGACACTGGATATAGCTTCAAAAGTAGTTACTCCTGCCGAATTGCAAAATTTTGAGTCTGAGTCACTTATTTATGAAGCTCTTATTAATAAGGGATTTAGATATTCTTTAGTAAGCTATGATGGAATGGATGTAGATACAGCCATGAAGAATGGTGCTCCCCAAAATTTAGCTCATGATGGTACTTTTTATTATTATTTTCTGGATGACTCTCACTTCAAAATAACTGCAGTTGGTGCATATAATCCAAGTTCGACAGATACTTTTAGTATTGACACTAAAAACGAAAAAATTATCTTAGGTCCCCGGTCCGGCATAAAAATACCGTATAAAATAAATAATGGTAAAGTATATTTTAGTGACCGCTCGGTTACGAGGGATGATAATCATACTTATGTTTATTCATTTACAGAGGACTCAACTGCTAAGGAATATATTTATTCAAAAAAAGTCAGTAATTAAATGAATAGCAAAGTAATATGAGGGAAAATAAAAAGTGCCTAGACACGTGAAAATATAATTAAAGTTTTAGTATATTGGAGTAGCAGTACAATTGGCAGATTATGCACTATTATTCTTAAAAATTTCCCTCGTATCCATTGCATCTGACAAAGCAAATGAAACTATTTCAATTTATGTAGAAGCACTAAAAAGATTGGATTAAACTCAAAAGTGTTTTAAATTAAAAAAGAAATTAATATAAGTCCTGTAAAGGCAAGAGTAGCAATACTTAAAGAGGAATACTTTAATAAAAAATGTTACAATAAAGAGTAATATTAAGTTTTAGAACAGAGAAATATCATGCCTGCAAAAAGAAAAACAAAAAGTAAAGCGAAGTCAAAAGCCAAGCGTTCACCCGCAAAAAAGACATCAGCAAAAAAAGCTACCGACAAGTTCTGGACTGCCAATAAAAAAATGGCAGCATTTTTTGGGACCTTTATTATTATTTTATTTGCTCTTGCACGTCTAGGGCTTTTTGGTGTTTTTCTCTATAATATCACACGTATTGCAGTAGGTTCTTTAGCGATTGTCCTTTTATTATTGGTTTTATTCATCATGTTTATGACAGTTTTCAAAAAAGAATACTTCAAGAAGAATAGTCGTTTTTTACCAGGGATAGCGCTCTTTTTCTTCGGACTACTCTTGGTATTTCAGGCAAGATTTGATGCACTACATACCGGCAAAAAAGTAATGGTTTTAGCTATGTCAGATTTGAAAAAAGGACAAGTTACTCACTTTTTAGGAGGAGGATTCCTCGGCGATCTTTTCTTTAACCCTTCTAAAGCACTCTTTTCAGTTATTGGTGTTTATATTATTGTTGGTGTCCTTTGGCTGCTCGCAATCTATCTTATGGCTCCTACATTAATTTCTCGTTTACGCATCTTTATTCATCGAAATATAAGCGAAACCCGTACTAAGCTTGCGGAAAGAGCTGAGGCAAAACGTGCAGCTGCGCTCTTAGAAGAAAAATCACGCGCGCAAGAAGAAGCAGAAAAGAAACTAAGAGAGATGGAAGAACCTCTTCCTTTGGAGCCCCAGTTCGAAAAGGATGTTTCTTCAGAGTTTTCTGAAATCCCGATTGCTATTCCAGATATGCCAAGTACGGATATGAATCAGTTAGAAGAACCTTCTCCAGAAGAAGACGATCGAGAAGCGATTTCTTTTGACCGCTCAGTTGCAGTTAATAATGATTTTTATCAACTTCCAACAATTGATTTGCTTAAAGAGATACCACCAAAAAATCAAGCTGGCGAACGAGAAAATGTAAGAAAAAATATTCAAATACTCGAACGTACGCTAGAGTCCTTTAAAATTTCTGCCACTGTAGAATCGGCCGTTGTAGGACCCTCAGTAACTAAATATGAGATAAAATTAGCAACTGGTGTAAAAGTTTCGCGTGTTGTGAATTTATCGGATGACTTGGCCTTGGCGTTGGCTGCAAAAGATGTTCGGATTGAGGCGCCTATTCCTGGAAAATCTCTTATCGGTATTGAAATTCCTAACAGTGAAGTAGCAACTGTTGGTTTCCGTGAGCTTTGGGAAAATGCGCAACCAAAAACAAGCAGCTTGCTTGAATTACCTTTAGGAAAAGCTCTAGATGGTACCATTCGTACATTTGACATGACCCGCATGCCTCACTTGCTTGTTGCCGGTTCGACAGGTTCGGGTAAATCTGTGGCGGTAAATGGTATTATTACTTCCATTTTGATGAAAGCTTTACCAAGTGAAGTGAAATTTCTTATGGTCGATCCCAAAATGGTTGAACTTTCTGTTTATAACGATATTCCTCACCTGCTTATCCCTGTGGTCACAAATCCCCGTAAAGCATCACGCGCGCTTCAAAAAGTAGTAGATGAGATGGAAAACCGCTATGAGCTCTTTAGTCAAGCGGGTGTACGTAATATTGCGGGTTATAATGAAAAAATTGAAAAATATAATGCTCAGTCAAACGAAAAGTACCAAACGTTGCCTTTAATCGTGGTTATTGTGGATGAGCTTTCTGATTTGATGATGGTGGCCAGCAAAGAAGTTGAAGACGCCATTATCCGTTTGGGGCAAAAAGCACGTGCTGCTGGCATACACATGATTTTAGCGACACAACGTCCTTCTGTTGATGTTATCTCTGGCTTGATTAAAGCGAATGTTCCTTCGAGGGTTGCCTTTGCGGTATCTAGTGGTACCGATTCACGAACAATTATTGATACCAATGGTGCGGAGAAACTTTTAGGTCGAGGAGATATGCTCTTTAAGCCTATTGATGAAAATCATCCGGTGCGTCTGCAAGGTGCCTTCTTGTCAGATGAGGATGTTGAAGCCGTCGTAAGTTTCATCAAAAATCAATCACAGGCCGACTATGATGAGAGCTTTGACCCTGGAGAAGTGGAAGAAGACAGTAGCCGTGGTGCTTCTACCGGTGCTAGCAGTTCAGCGGATCCCCTGTTTGACGAAGCACGTAATATGGTTATATCCGCTCAGAAAGCTTCAACGGCCCAACTACAAAGGGCACTCAAAGTAGGCTTTAACCGCGCATCTGATTTGATGAACGAGCTTGAGGCTGCTGGTATTGTTGGCCCAGCCAAGGGAACAACCCCCCGTAAAGTACTTGTGACCCAAGATGGCGAGTTTCTAGATGGACAGGAGCTTGATGAAGAATGAGTGTCTTTGATGAGTTAGAAAAAATAAAAAAAGTAGGACTTCCTCAAATACTGGTCCTTTATGGTGAAGAAGAAAATATTGTTCAAGAACTCAAAGATCGGTTGTTAGAGTTTGTACATTATGATAGCTCAGATTTGGGGCAAGCCTATTTTGATTTAAACACTTCTAATGCGAATTTAGCATTGGAGGAGCTAGAAAGTTTGCCCTTCTTTGTTGAACAAAAGCTGGTTATTCTTGAAAATCTTACAAATCTTACCACAGCTAAAAAGTCTGTGCTAGATGAAAAACAGACGTCACGTTTTGAAAACTTTTTGAATAACCCTGTAGAATCAACACAGTTGATACTTATTCTGCATGGCAAATTAGACAGTCGTTTGAAACTGACTAAAAAGCTGAAGTCTGTTGCGACATTACTAGAAGCACAAGAACTTAAACCGCAAGAACTTAGTAGAGCTTTTGCAGAAACAGGACTTTCAAACACGATACTTCAAAGAATTTTTGAAAAATCAAATTTCACTTTTCCGATTATCAAGCAAAATATTTCTCTTTTGAAGACCTATACTGGCGAGAGAGAAATTACGCTTGAAGATGTGGAAAAGGTTGTCCCCAAATCACTGCAAGATAATATTTTCTTACTGACGGATTTGATTTTGAAAGGAAAAGTAGCTGACGCTCGTGACTTAGTCCATGATCTAACCTTGCAAGGAGAGGAACTTATCAAAATATTGGTTATTATGACCAATACTTTCCGGCTTTATTATCAAGTTAAGCTAATGCAAAACAAGGGCTGGGATGAGCAAAAACAAACAACTTATCTTAAAATACACCCTTATCGTGTGAAATTAGCTAATCAACAAGTGAGAAAGATGCAGGAAGACTTTTTAGCACAAGCCTTATTATCCCTCATTGAGCTTGACTATAAGATAAAAAGTTCCGGTGTAGATGCAAATTATTTGTTTGATTTAGCTGTGATTAAGTTAGCTTTGAAAGACTTATAATAAGCCATCTGTAGCAATTTAATTCACTAAGGGGTTGACTTGAAAAATTAAAAAAAATCTGCTATGATAAAAAGTGATAAAACTTTGATATGAAATGATAAAAGAGGACGATATGGCAACATTTAAATTTACACCTAAAGATATCTATGAAGCTGATTTTGGAACAAAAATGCGCGGTTATGATAAAGAAGAAGTTGACGAGCTCCTCGATGACGTCATTCAAGATTATGAAGCTTTTCAAGCAGAAATGTTACGTCTGCAAGAGGAAAACGAATTTTTAAAGAAAAAAATCGTGGAACTTGAATCTCAAGCAAGTCGTCCTAACCAAGCGAACTTAGAAGAAACACAACGTCTCGACAATATGAGTCGTGTCGTTTCAAATCGTTTGAGTAAACCTAAAACAGAAATTGGTCAACCAAGCAACTTTGAACTTCTCAAACGTATCAACCGTTTGGAACAGGCTGTTTTTGGACCAGGTAGTGCTTCAAGTGAAGAAGTTTAAGTTTAGCTTCACAATAATAAAGTAAAATAAAAAAACAGTTTTTGGATAACTGCGTGGTACAAAACGTACCATGAGGAAAGTCCATGCTCGCACGGGCTGCGATGCCCGTAGTGTTTGTGCTTGGTGAAACAATAAACCAAGGTAGGAGTGTCATGCCTAACGGCTGAAGAAAGTGCTAAGTCTTTTGATACGCATGAGTATTCTGTAAAAGTGCCAAAGAGACGAGACTTGCTGGAAACGGCAAGATTGGAACGTGGTAAACCCCTCAAGCGAGCAACCCAAACTTATGGTCGGGGCACTTGACTAGCCGAACTGAAGGCGTGGTCGAGGGGGAAGTTTTGCTTCCCCAGACAGATGGTTATCGACGGTCGCAAGACCTGAACAAAACATGGCTTATAGAAAACTGTATGACACGCTGGGCTAGTCCCAGCTTTTTTTAGAAAGAAACAAGGAATAAATGAAAAATAATTTTAAGCTAATGGCAACTGCAGCAGCAGGTCTTGAGAGCTTGGTCGCCCGCGAACTACGCAATATGGAAATTGAGAATGTTAGTATAGACGATCGCTCTCGTGTTTTCTTTACGGGAGATATCAAAACTATCGCTCAGGCTAATACTTGGTTGCGTACTGCTGACCGGGTAAAGATAGTCGTGGGTGAGTTCAAAGCCCGCACTTTTGATGAGCTTTTTGAAAATGTTTACGCACTGGACTGGGAAGAATACATCCCATTTGGATCAGCATTTCCTGTAAGTAAAGCTAAATCAGTCAAATCAACCTTACACAATGAACCGAGTGTACAAGGGATTACTAAAAAAGCTAT
This window encodes:
- a CDS encoding ankyrin repeat domain-containing protein — encoded protein: MKKYFLLLGILLVILAACAKPEKQVTNKQAEKSTTASTTKTEKVPKKEEVKYMRVLEAVSEKKSLAEVEKSIQAGQSDIDEVNAKGESSLLIATHENNVALAKLLIDNGANVNLQDHIQDSPYLYAAAQGKTEILAYILEHSNPDQKIYNRFGGNALIPAAEKGHLDNVKLLLEKGQVDINHQNNYGYTALIEAVALRDGSPKYQEIVRTLLDYKANKALRDNNNMTALDYAKQLGYSEMVNLLS
- the holA gene encoding DNA polymerase III subunit delta; translation: MSVFDELEKIKKVGLPQILVLYGEEENIVQELKDRLLEFVHYDSSDLGQAYFDLNTSNANLALEELESLPFFVEQKLVILENLTNLTTAKKSVLDEKQTSRFENFLNNPVESTQLILILHGKLDSRLKLTKKLKSVATLLEAQELKPQELSRAFAETGLSNTILQRIFEKSNFTFPIIKQNISLLKTYTGEREITLEDVEKVVPKSLQDNIFLLTDLILKGKVADARDLVHDLTLQGEELIKILVIMTNTFRLYYQVKLMQNKGWDEQKQTTYLKIHPYRVKLANQQVRKMQEDFLAQALLSLIELDYKIKSSGVDANYLFDLAVIKLALKDL
- a CDS encoding QueT transporter family protein; translated protein: MKKSTVYDMVTIAIVAALYVVLTMTPPLNAISYGPVQFRISEMLNFTAFFNKKYIVAVTIGCMISNFLSFTWIDVIVGGLSTLIFLSLGVLLFERYMKQYFFNGQLNKAFFYFAIFFSISMVTIALEMNLLFGMPFLWTWFTLALGEFASLLIGAIIMDKLSKRIDLTR
- a CDS encoding DivIVA domain-containing protein, whose amino-acid sequence is MATFKFTPKDIYEADFGTKMRGYDKEEVDELLDDVIQDYEAFQAEMLRLQEENEFLKKKIVELESQASRPNQANLEETQRLDNMSRVVSNRLSKPKTEIGQPSNFELLKRINRLEQAVFGPGSASSEEV
- a CDS encoding universal stress protein, whose amino-acid sequence is MRENYNNILVAVDGSEQANQAIQEAIEIAKRNHAALFVVNAKDVAQLYGTAYIMPAVLEEAEKQSAEVLEEAGKLIGDKVEYKAFQVSGSPKKEIVDFAEENDIDLIVMGSTGKGAIDRVLVGSTATYVVNHAPCNVMVVK
- a CDS encoding DUF2829 domain-containing protein; protein product: MTFEEILPQLKAGKKIVRTGWGGAENYVALYDNITLETGEKLQVTPYFLINVTGEGEGFSMWAPTPCDVLATDWILVND
- a CDS encoding 3-oxoacyl-ACP reductase, producing MTDWDFKGKKVLVTGAASGIGQAQAAAFTEAGAEVVGLDLHPFVAEYETLVCDVSNPQAVEKVASQIGTIDILLNTAGQLDDYRTMEETDFKLWKKILETNLDSMFLMTSAFLPAMKKQKAGVIINMASVAGLVAGGGGLAYTASKHAIVGFTKQLALDEAQYGIQVAGIAPGAIDTPMNAKDFTENDGEMAKWVASETPAKRWAKAKEVADLTLFLASPESSYLTGAVIPIDGGWTIK
- a CDS encoding Cof-type HAD-IIB family hydrolase, with the protein product MENINAYKALAFFDLDGTLLNEQSQLDKEVVDAIHEIRRNGVLPFIATGRGHFELDKIMEETGITGAVAMNGQYIVLDGKTIYRDPISPTHIEKLHALAIEQDEALAFYGKDGYWVDRHTKFVQDAYAYTHMPLPTINPEGYKSEEVNMLLLLTDKLSQVDYYKSRMPELNFFMNAPTSIDITNITTNKGTGITHVKDVLNFKGETYAFGDGRNDLHLLDAADHGTAMGNAVPELKEIADFISSKNTERGIVNAFKHWNFI
- a CDS encoding DNA translocase FtsK: MPAKRKTKSKAKSKAKRSPAKKTSAKKATDKFWTANKKMAAFFGTFIIILFALARLGLFGVFLYNITRIAVGSLAIVLLLLVLFIMFMTVFKKEYFKKNSRFLPGIALFFFGLLLVFQARFDALHTGKKVMVLAMSDLKKGQVTHFLGGGFLGDLFFNPSKALFSVIGVYIIVGVLWLLAIYLMAPTLISRLRIFIHRNISETRTKLAERAEAKRAAALLEEKSRAQEEAEKKLREMEEPLPLEPQFEKDVSSEFSEIPIAIPDMPSTDMNQLEEPSPEEDDREAISFDRSVAVNNDFYQLPTIDLLKEIPPKNQAGERENVRKNIQILERTLESFKISATVESAVVGPSVTKYEIKLATGVKVSRVVNLSDDLALALAAKDVRIEAPIPGKSLIGIEIPNSEVATVGFRELWENAQPKTSSLLELPLGKALDGTIRTFDMTRMPHLLVAGSTGSGKSVAVNGIITSILMKALPSEVKFLMVDPKMVELSVYNDIPHLLIPVVTNPRKASRALQKVVDEMENRYELFSQAGVRNIAGYNEKIEKYNAQSNEKYQTLPLIVVIVDELSDLMMVASKEVEDAIIRLGQKARAAGIHMILATQRPSVDVISGLIKANVPSRVAFAVSSGTDSRTIIDTNGAEKLLGRGDMLFKPIDENHPVRLQGAFLSDEDVEAVVSFIKNQSQADYDESFDPGEVEEDSSRGASTGASSSADPLFDEARNMVISAQKASTAQLQRALKVGFNRASDLMNELEAAGIVGPAKGTTPRKVLVTQDGEFLDGQELDEE